A single window of Cydia splendana chromosome 13, ilCydSple1.2, whole genome shotgun sequence DNA harbors:
- the LOC134796161 gene encoding uncharacterized protein LOC134796161: MMNPHPHPPPLQHPQIQQIPHHQQVLPPPPQQQQIPQQQLPQQQVPQQIQQQQPNRGYSLMMALVKNSKYFDSERLQAMQDTPGLPKLKRSRKKIRDTSTWEINKVKKAREQGKPYLTQKRIKGVKVGYEERKKRIMGPACMSRVCHKSSKRKCDQLDDESRQECFDSFWSEMTWAQRKAYISALVNIYYTRTTTVPNGESRRHRTIKYSLKINNQHWPVCKKMFLNTLGLGEKTVLGWIEKANEHGVVSTPVRKNNKERYNREKLIHVETYLKNLPKLPSHYFHGKSEKEYLDINFNSGKEVYLGYKMYLAKEGIKDKEISYPCFLRKMNALNIALFSPKKKVPPNKNSAKPIFRQEQT, from the coding sequence ATGATGAATCCGCATCCACATCCACCACCGCTACAACATCCCCAAATTCAGCAAATTCCTCATCATCAGCAAGTTTTACCACCACCaccacaacaacaacaaataccTCAACAACAATTACCACAACAACAAGTACCACAACAAATACAACAACAGCAGCCAAATCGAGGTTACTCTCTCATGATGGCATTGGTTAAAAACAGTAAATACTTCGATTCAGAACGTTTGCAGGCTATGCAAGATACTCCAGGCTTACCCAAGCTCAAAAGATCTAGGAAAAAAATACGTGATACGTCGACTTGGGAAATAAATAAGGTGAAGAAAGCTAGGGAACAAGGTAAGCCTTATTTGACCCAGAAACGGATAAAAGGCGTAAAAGTAGGTTATGAAGAAAGAAAGAAGAGGATCATGGGCCCGGCCTGCATGTCACGCGTGTGCCACAAAAGCTCGAAGAGAAAATGTGACCAGTTAGATGATGAATCCCGACAGGAATGCTTTGACAGCTTTTGGTCTGAAATGACTTGGGCCCAAAGAAAAGCATACATTAGTGCTTTAGTAAACATATATTATACAAGAACTACAACTGTACCGAACGGTGAGTCTCGGAGACACAGAACTATTAAATATTCACTGAAGATAAATAATCAACACTGGCCGGTTTGTAAAAAGATGTTCTTAAACACCCTCGGTCTCGGGGAAAAAACAGTTTTGGGCTGGATCGAGAAAGCCAATGAACATGGTGTTGTTTCTACACCGGTTCGAAAAAATAACAAAGAAAGATACAATAGAGAAAAGTTGATACATGTTGAAACTTATTTAAAGAATTTGCCTAAGCTGCCCTCGCACTACTTTCATGGTAAATCTGAAAAAGAATACCTTGACATTAACTTCAATTCAGGAAAAGAGGTGTATTTAGGATATAAAATGTATTTGGCGAAAGAAGGAATTAAGGACAAAGAAATATCCTATCCCTGTTTCCTGAGAAAAATGAATGCATTGAATATTGCTCTGTTCTCACCAAAGAAGAAAGTTCCCCCAAACAAAAACAGTGCTAAACCCATTTTCAGACAGGAACAAACGTAA
- the LOC134796234 gene encoding high mobility group protein D-like translates to MALYSDASRPPSCLALGTLLRAPYIFFWLSTVCSLVVHQFKKYFKIFAIRKKNKMTDKPKRPMSAYMLWLNSARESIKSENPGLKVTEIAKKGGEIWRGMKDKSVWEEKAAKAKEQYTKDLESYNANGGGGEGGGKKAQKRGKKAGKKAAAPKTKKKKEESEDEDGDDDDEEEEESE, encoded by the exons atggcgctgtacagtgACGCGAGCCGACCCCCAAGCTGCCTTGCTCTGGGAACTTTGCTTCGAGCTCCATACATTTTCTTCTGGCTCTCTACAGTCTGCAGTTTGGTTGTGCACCagttcaaaaaatatttcaaaatttttgCCATCAG gaaaaaaaataaaatgacggACAAGCCCAAGCGTCCTATGTCAGCTTACATGCTGTGGCTCAACAGTGCCAGAGAATCTATTAAGTCCGAAAACCCCGGACTTAAGGTCACCGAAATCGCCAAAAAAGGTGGTGAAATATGGCGGGGGATGAAGGACAAGAGT GTGTGGGAAGAGAAGGCGGCAAAGGCAAAGGAGCAGTACACAAAGGACCTAGAGTCATATAATGCGAACGGCGGCGGCGGTGAGGGTGGAGGCAAGAAGGCGCAGAAGCGAGGAAAGAAGGCCGGCAAAAAGGCGGCAGCACCC AAaacaaagaagaagaaggagGAGTCCGAGGACGAGGATGGTGATGACGATGACGAGGAGGAAGAGGAAAGCGAATGA